Proteins from a genomic interval of Pogoniulus pusillus isolate bPogPus1 chromosome 30, bPogPus1.pri, whole genome shotgun sequence:
- the LOC135188659 gene encoding solute carrier family 2, facilitated glucose transporter member 11-like isoform X2 translates to MRGREVKAAYGGREEGRTQEAQLQSKILILTICAAGIGGTFQYGYNISIINAPTSYIQTFMNETWLERTGTPLASNVILLLWSFTVSAYPLGGLIGAVVAGPMAIKLGRELLGGEESWPLLLASNLVPALIQLTALPWFPESPRYLLIDCGDEESCISALQKLRGNSDLSTELEEMLAEQAALKGQRAKNPWELFQSRSLRRQLLSVVVLSCAMQLCGNDSMYFYAAYVFKEAGIPQDKIPYVVIGTGSCELITSVTCNMIIDYAGRRPLLLGGYILMAVWAIVFMVALSLQTQISWMPYLSMACIFTYILSFGIGPAGVTGVLPTEVFDQMSRPAAYMICGSLLWFNLFLVGTAFPFIVKSLGHFCYLPFLVVCISTALYVGFFLPETKGKSFLEISEEFKRQNFRAPTRAGFYRGPEEIKSTTL, encoded by the exons ATGAGGGGACGAGAAGTTAAAGCAGCATatggaggaagggaagaggggagaaCACAAGAGGCTCAG CTTCAGAGCAAGATACTGATCCTGACAATATGTGCTGCTGGGATTGGAGGCACTTTCCAATACGGCTACAACATCTCCATCATCAACGCTCCAACCTCA TATATCCAGACGTTCATGAATGAAACGTGGCTGGAGCGCACAGGCACTCCCCTGGCGAGCAATGTGATCCTGCTGCTGTGGTCTTTCACTGTCTCTGCATACCCTCTGGGAGGACTCATTGGAGCTGTCGTTGCTGGTCCCATGGCCATCAAGCTGGGAAG GGAGctcctgggaggagaggagagctggcCACTCCTTTTGGCTAGCAACCTGGTGCCTGCCCTCATCcagctcacagctctgccttggtTCCCTGAAAGTCCCAGGTACCTCCTGATTGACTGTGGAGATGAGGAATCCTGCATCTCTG cactgcagaagctCAGAGGCAACAGTGACCTGAGCACGGAGCTGGAAGagatgctggcagagcaggctgctcttaaAGGCCAAAGGGCGAAGAACCCTTGGGAGCTCTTCCAAAGCCGCTCCCTGCGGCGGCAGCTGCTGAGCGtcgttgtgctgagctgtgccatgcagctgTGTGGGAACGACTCG ATGTACTTTTATGCAGCTTATGTGTTCAAGGAGGCTGGAATTCCCCAGGACAAAATCCCCTATGTTGTCATTGGCACAGGGAGCTGTGAACTGATCACATCTGTCACTTGT AACATGATTATAGACTACGCTGGTCGGaggccactgctgctgggaggataCATCCTCATGGCAGTGTGGGCAATTGTCTTCATGGTTGCTCTGAGCCTGCAG ACTCAGATTAGCTGGATGCCTTATCTCAGCATGGCCTGCATTTTCACCTATATCCTCAGCTTTGGAATTGGACCAG CTGGTGTGACAGGAGTCCTCCCCACAGAGGTGTTTGACCAAATGTCCCGGCCAGCTGCTTATATgatctgtggctctctgctctgGTTCAACCTGTTTCTGGTCGGAACAGCCTTTCCCTTCATTGTG aAAAGCCTGGGTCATTTCTGCTACCTCCCCTTCCTTGTGGTTTGCATCTCTACTGCACTCTACGTCGGGTTTTTCCTTCCTGAGACAAAGGGAAAGTCCTTCCTGGAGATCTCAGAGGAATTCAAGAGGCAGAACTTCAGAGCTCCCACACGTGCAGGGTTCTACAGAGGCCCTGAAGAGATCAAATCCACCACCTTGTAG
- the LOC135188659 gene encoding solute carrier family 2, facilitated glucose transporter member 11-like isoform X1 encodes MRGREVKAAYGGREEGRTQEAQLQSKILILTICAAGIGGTFQYGYNISIINAPTSYIQTFMNETWLERTGTPLASNVILLLWSFTVSAYPLGGLIGAVVAGPMAIKLGRKMSLLLNNVFVITAAALSGFSQMAKSFEMIILSRIFAGVNAGVSMSIQPMYLAESAPKKLRGAVALTSASFTALGLVLGQVVGLRELLGGEESWPLLLASNLVPALIQLTALPWFPESPRYLLIDCGDEESCISALQKLRGNSDLSTELEEMLAEQAALKGQRAKNPWELFQSRSLRRQLLSVVVLSCAMQLCGNDSMYFYAAYVFKEAGIPQDKIPYVVIGTGSCELITSVTCNMIIDYAGRRPLLLGGYILMAVWAIVFMVALSLQTQISWMPYLSMACIFTYILSFGIGPAGVTGVLPTEVFDQMSRPAAYMICGSLLWFNLFLVGTAFPFIVKSLGHFCYLPFLVVCISTALYVGFFLPETKGKSFLEISEEFKRQNFRAPTRAGFYRGPEEIKSTTL; translated from the exons ATGAGGGGACGAGAAGTTAAAGCAGCATatggaggaagggaagaggggagaaCACAAGAGGCTCAG CTTCAGAGCAAGATACTGATCCTGACAATATGTGCTGCTGGGATTGGAGGCACTTTCCAATACGGCTACAACATCTCCATCATCAACGCTCCAACCTCA TATATCCAGACGTTCATGAATGAAACGTGGCTGGAGCGCACAGGCACTCCCCTGGCGAGCAATGTGATCCTGCTGCTGTGGTCTTTCACTGTCTCTGCATACCCTCTGGGAGGACTCATTGGAGCTGTCGTTGCTGGTCCCATGGCCATCAAGCTGGGAAG gaagatgtccctgctgctgaaCAATGTCTTTGTGatcacagctgcagccctgtctggattcAGCCAGATGGCAAAGTCTTTTGAAATGATTATCCTCAGCAGAATTTTTGCTGGTGTGAATGCAG GTGTCAGCATGAGCATTCAGCCAATGTATCTGGCAGAAAGTGCCCCAaagaagctcagaggagctgtggcCTTGACTTCTGCATCGTTTACAGCCCTGGgcctggtgctggggcaggttgtTGGACTCAG GGAGctcctgggaggagaggagagctggcCACTCCTTTTGGCTAGCAACCTGGTGCCTGCCCTCATCcagctcacagctctgccttggtTCCCTGAAAGTCCCAGGTACCTCCTGATTGACTGTGGAGATGAGGAATCCTGCATCTCTG cactgcagaagctCAGAGGCAACAGTGACCTGAGCACGGAGCTGGAAGagatgctggcagagcaggctgctcttaaAGGCCAAAGGGCGAAGAACCCTTGGGAGCTCTTCCAAAGCCGCTCCCTGCGGCGGCAGCTGCTGAGCGtcgttgtgctgagctgtgccatgcagctgTGTGGGAACGACTCG ATGTACTTTTATGCAGCTTATGTGTTCAAGGAGGCTGGAATTCCCCAGGACAAAATCCCCTATGTTGTCATTGGCACAGGGAGCTGTGAACTGATCACATCTGTCACTTGT AACATGATTATAGACTACGCTGGTCGGaggccactgctgctgggaggataCATCCTCATGGCAGTGTGGGCAATTGTCTTCATGGTTGCTCTGAGCCTGCAG ACTCAGATTAGCTGGATGCCTTATCTCAGCATGGCCTGCATTTTCACCTATATCCTCAGCTTTGGAATTGGACCAG CTGGTGTGACAGGAGTCCTCCCCACAGAGGTGTTTGACCAAATGTCCCGGCCAGCTGCTTATATgatctgtggctctctgctctgGTTCAACCTGTTTCTGGTCGGAACAGCCTTTCCCTTCATTGTG aAAAGCCTGGGTCATTTCTGCTACCTCCCCTTCCTTGTGGTTTGCATCTCTACTGCACTCTACGTCGGGTTTTTCCTTCCTGAGACAAAGGGAAAGTCCTTCCTGGAGATCTCAGAGGAATTCAAGAGGCAGAACTTCAGAGCTCCCACACGTGCAGGGTTCTACAGAGGCCCTGAAGAGATCAAATCCACCACCTTGTAG
- the DERL3 gene encoding derlin-3 isoform X3 — protein sequence MAYQGFAQEYLGMPAVTRAYTTACVLTTAAVQLEFITPFQLYFNPDLIFRKFQIWRLITNFLFFGPLGFSFFFNMIFLYRYCRMLEEGSFRGRTADFVFMFLFGGFLMTFPAVWALCQPVFPGPGFHHHAGVRVEPPEPLHPHELLRASQLSGSLLALGLDGILSAPGQLHHHRLTGDCSGSHLLFLGRCFPKPAWRKEVAVDPWFPEGGI from the exons ATGGCCTACCAGGGCTTCGCGCAGGAGTACCTGGGCATGCCGGCCGTGACGCGGGCCTACACCACCGCCTGCGTGCTCACCACCGCCGCCGTG CAGTTGGAGTTCATCACCCCCTTCCAGCTGTACTTCAACCCCGACCTCATCTTCAGGAAGTTCCAG atATGGAGGCTGATCACCAACTTCCTCTTTTTTGGGCCCCTGGGATTCAGTTTCTTTTTCAACATGATATTTCT GTACAGGTACTGCCGCATGCTGGAAGAAGGCTCCTTCCGTGGCAGGACAGCTGACTTTGTCTTCATGTTCCTCTTTGGGGGCTTTCTCATGACA TTCCCAGCTGTTTGGGCTCTTTGCCAGCCTGTTTTTCCTGGGCCAGGCTTTCACCATCATGCTGGTGTACGTGTGGAGCCGCCGGAACCCCTACATCCGCATGAACTTCTTCGGGCTTCTCAACTTTCAGGCTCCCTTCTTGCCCTGGGTCTTGATGGGattctctctgctcctgggcAACTCCATCATCATCGACTTACTGG GGATTGCAGTGGGTCACATCTATTATTTCTTGGAAGATGTTTTCCCAAaccagcctggaggaaagaagtTGCTGTTGACCCCTGGTTTCCT